AGCCCGTGGCTGGGGCGCAAGCCATACAGACCACAGTAACTGGAAGGCACGCGAATGGAGCCACCGGTATCCGTACCCAGACCGATATCGGCTTCACCGCGCGCCACGGCCACGGCCGAACCACTGCTGGAACCACCACTGATGCGACCCGCTGCGCGCGGATTGTCAGCACTGCCGTAATGCACGTTGATACCGTTGAGGCTGTAGGCAATCTCGTCAGTCTGGGTGCGCCCGACCGCAACACAGCCCGCTTCCATCAGGCGCTGCATGACCCAGGAGGTCTGCTCAGCATCACCGTGGCTGGCCAGCCAGTCGGGATTACCCGCACCGGTCGGATACCCCCTGACGTGAAACAGGTCTTTGAACGCCAGCCGCAGACCGGCCAGCACACCTTCACTGGATAACTGCCAGTTGCGCGGCCCGGCAGCTGCATATACGGCCTGATCGTCGAACTGGGCAGCTATCGTCATGGTGTGCTCCTTGGTCTGGGAACTGCCGTGTCAGTTGGCTCTGAACGGCAGCACCGCTGGGGTTTGACGAGGTATAGACAGGGTCTGAACTCGTCGTCAAATTATCAAAGATTTCATAAAAAACAATAATGAAACTTTAGTTTCATCTGGCGCAAAATTTTTACCCGTGCGCACCCTACAGGACGGCACCGATAAACTGCTGCAGCTCCGCCGTCTGGGGGGCGGCAAAGACGTCCTTGGCCGGGCCGGTTTCCCACACCTTACCCTGGTGCATGAACACCACCCTGTCGCCCACATCCCGTGCAAAATTCATTTCATGCGTTACCAGAATCAGCGTCATACCTTCGGACGCCAGTTGCTCCAGCACTTTCAGTACCTCGCCCACCAGCTCAGGGTCCAGTGCCGAGGTAATCTCATCGCACAACAACACCTTAGGCTGCATGGCCAGTGAGCGGGCAATAGCCACGCGCTGCTGTTGTCCACCAGATAGTTTCTCGGGGTACTGACCGAACTTATCTGCCAGTCCGACCTTACCAAGCATATCCAGGGCCAACTCTTTGGCGGCAGGCCTGGACATGCCCCGAATCAGCGTTGGTGCCAGCATGATGTTCTGGCCGACTGTAAGGTGAGGGAACAGGTTGAAGTTCTGAAACACCATGCCAACGCTTTCACTCAGGCGGCGGATCTGAAACTCATCGGTACTGACTTCCTTGCCATCCAGAATGATGGTGCCTTCGTCGTACTTTTCCAGACCGTTCATGCAGCGCAGCAAGGTGCTCTTGCCGGAGCCACTACGGCCGATAATGGACACCACTTCGCCCGCTTCGATGTTGAGGTTGATACCCTTGAGGACGTGCAGGTCACCATAGTACTTGTGCACTTCATGGATACTAACGAGAGACATTCAGTCACCCTCCGGGTTATTTCGAGCTACGGCTCAATTTATGTTCGAGATACTGGCTGGCGCGGGACAGCGGATAGCACAGCAGGAAGTAAATCAGCGCCACCATGGCAAACACCTTGAAAGGCTGGAACGTAGCGTTGTTGAGCATGGTGCCCGCCTTGGTCAGCTCGACAAAGCCGATGATGGAGGCCAGCGCAGTGCCCTTGACGATCTGAACCGAGAAGCCCACGGTCGGAGGAATCGCCACACGCAGCGCCTGCGGCAGAATGATGTAGCGCATGGTCTGCAGGTAATTCAGGCCGAGGCAACGCGATGCTTCCCACTGCCCTTTGGGCAGCGACTCGACGCAGCCACGCCAGATGTCACTGAGAAAGGCACTGGAGAACAGGGTCAGCGCCAGTGCCGCGGCAGTCCATGGCGATACATCAATACCGACCAGACCCAATCCAAAGAACGCCAGGAACAGCTGCATCAGCAGTGGTGTTCCCTGAAAGATTTCAGTGTAAATACGGGTAATCACCACCAGCGCCGAGCGACGGCTGATGCGCATGAAGGTCAGTAACAGACCCACAATGGCACCGCCAGCAAAGGCGATCAGCGACAGCAGCACGGTCCAGCGAGCAGCCAGCAGCAGATTGCGCAGAATGTCCCAGTCAGTGAACTGCATCATGCTGGTTTCTCCTCACGTGAAAATGCCCGGGAGCCAAGCGCATTGAGACCCAGACGCATAACAAATGCCAACACCAGATAGAAGCCAGCTGCGACCAGATAGGATTCAAAACTCAGGAAGTTGCGTGACTGAATAAAGTTGGCCGCGTAGGTCAGCTCGGGGACGGAAATCTGTGACACCACGGCTGAGCCCAGCATGACGATAATGCACTGGCTGACAACGGAGCTGTAGACACAGGCAAACGCCGGCGGCAGCACGATACGGAAGAAAATCTGTCGGCTCGACAGCCCCAGGGTCCGCGCAGCCTCAATTTGCCCCTTGGGCGTCGCATCGATACCGGCGCGAATAATTTCTGTCAGATAGGCGCCCAGGTTGATCACCATGGCCAGCACACCCGCCTCGATCTCGTTCATCTTGATGCCAATCGCAGGCAGACCGAAGAAGATAAAGAACAGCTGCACAATAAAGGGGGTATTACGAATCAGCTCGACATAGCAGGCCGCAGCACGACGCAGAAAGCCATTGCGATGACGGCGGGAAGCAGCACCGGCAATACCCAGCAGCACCCCACCGATGGTGGATACGATGGTCAGCTTGATGGTCATCCACAGACCACCGAGCAACACATCCTGATAGTTGAGCAGGTCAGCAAAGTTCAGTTGGTAATTCATACGTGCAATTCCACAGGGACAGAGTCCTTGGGTATAGAAGAGTGGCATGTAGCCACTCCTCCCAGCTCAAACTTACATAGAGGCCAGATCGGCAGGATAGGCAGCCTTCAGCCACTTCTGTGACATGGACTCCAGCACGCCCTCTTTGTATGCCTTGGCAATCAGTTCATTGACCTTCTCAACCAGACGGGCTTCGTCTTTGTGAACGCCTACATAGCAGGGTGAGTTTTTCAGCATGAACTTGGTTTCAGGCTTGCGGTCAGGATTACGGTCAGCGATGGAGGCCACCACCAGATTTCCGGTTGCGATCAGATCAACCTGACCGGACAGGAATGCAGAGATAGTGGTGTTGTTGTCTTCGAAACGTTTCAGATCGGTAGTAGCAGGAGCCACCTTGGTCAGCTCGATGTCTTCTACTGCACCACGCGTCACGCCGACCGTTTTGCCAGCCAGTTCAGCGGCATCTTTCACTTCGGCTTTGGCGGTACCGAATACCCCCAGGAAGAACGGAGCATAAGGCTTGGTAAAGTCGATGGCTTTTTCACGCTCGGCATTCTTACCCAGGCTGGAGATAACCAGATCCACTTTCTTGGTCTGCAGGTAAGGAATACGGTTAGCGCTGGTTACCGGTACCAGTTCCACTTTCACGCCCAGCTCTTTACCCAGATAGTTGGCCATATCGATGTCATAGCCCTGGGGCTGCATATCGGAGCCCACTGAACCAAAGGGAGGAAAATCCTGCGGTACAGCCACTTTCAGCACACCGGATTTCTGAATGTCATCAAGCTGGTCAGCAAAGGCGGTATGAGCCGCCGACAGTGAAAGAACAACTGCACCTGCCAGAGCCGCGCTCCATTTACGCACCGATTTCAACGTCAAGCCTTGCATGTTTTCTTGCCCTCGTAAGAAACGTTTGATTCAAGCAATGCTAGTTTTGCAACCTGCGTGCCAAAATATAATCCGTTGTTTTTACGAGGGTTTATGCGGGCCCAGCACGGATGAAACACTCGATTCATGTTCAACAAACGCACCAATGCAGCGCAGGACGCACCATTACGATGAATCTGATACGTTTGATCTAGTTGAGAATGGGTATTGATCAGTCAAAAAGTGAAGAGAACAGCATAAAAGAAACGATAGTTTCAGAACCAACACCCTGACATGACGCCCAGATTGAAACGATCAATTCAAGACAAACAGCGGAGTGAGGAAGAAAGCGAGCGAACGAAAAAGCGAGAAAGCGAAGAGAGAACAGTCAGGAAAGAAGAAACGGAAAGGCTGTACAGAATCCAGTGGCAGCCATGCGCGCTGCCACTGGCGCTTACTCATCCTTGAACAGGAACAGCTTTTCGAAACGATGAGCGGGGATGGGTTTAGAGAAGTAGAAGCCTTGCAGGGTGTCAAAACCGTTCTGCCGCAGCCATTCCAGCTGCTCGCGGGTTTCCACACCTTCAGCCACCAGCTCGACTCCCAGCACCTCACCGATAGAACCAATCAGCTGCGTAATAGCCGCTTCATTGGGCACACCCTGTACAAAGCTCTTGTCAGCCTTGATCACATCGATAGGCAGACGGTTCAGATTCGACAGGGAAGAGTAACCGGTGCCGAAATCATCCATAGCGATACGCAAACCGTTTTGACGTACTTCGGTCAGTACCGCCACCACCTTGTCGAAGTTATCGATCAGGGTCGATTCGGTAATCTCCAGCTCCAGCATGTCGGCTGGCACCTGATGCTTGCGCAGGCATGCCAGCACAAACTCGACAAAGTCCTCTTCCAGCAACTGCACCACCGATACGTTGATAGCCATCGGCACTACCCTGCCCTGCGCCACCCAGCCCTGCAGAATGCGGCAGGCTTCTTCAATGACCCATTTACCGAGGCCAATGATCAGCCGGGTCGATTCGGCAATGGGAATAAACACCGCCGGTGAAATCATGGTGCCATCGTCCCTGAACCAGCGGATCAGAGCC
This genomic interval from Pokkaliibacter sp. MBI-7 contains the following:
- a CDS encoding amino acid ABC transporter ATP-binding protein; translated protein: MSLVSIHEVHKYYGDLHVLKGINLNIEAGEVVSIIGRSGSGKSTLLRCMNGLEKYDEGTIILDGKEVSTDEFQIRRLSESVGMVFQNFNLFPHLTVGQNIMLAPTLIRGMSRPAAKELALDMLGKVGLADKFGQYPEKLSGGQQQRVAIARSLAMQPKVLLCDEITSALDPELVGEVLKVLEQLASEGMTLILVTHEMNFARDVGDRVVFMHQGKVWETGPAKDVFAAPQTAELQQFIGAVL
- a CDS encoding amino acid ABC transporter permease, with protein sequence MMQFTDWDILRNLLLAARWTVLLSLIAFAGGAIVGLLLTFMRISRRSALVVITRIYTEIFQGTPLLMQLFLAFFGLGLVGIDVSPWTAAALALTLFSSAFLSDIWRGCVESLPKGQWEASRCLGLNYLQTMRYIILPQALRVAIPPTVGFSVQIVKGTALASIIGFVELTKAGTMLNNATFQPFKVFAMVALIYFLLCYPLSRASQYLEHKLSRSSK
- a CDS encoding amino acid ABC transporter permease, whose translation is MNYQLNFADLLNYQDVLLGGLWMTIKLTIVSTIGGVLLGIAGAASRRHRNGFLRRAAACYVELIRNTPFIVQLFFIFFGLPAIGIKMNEIEAGVLAMVINLGAYLTEIIRAGIDATPKGQIEAARTLGLSSRQIFFRIVLPPAFACVYSSVVSQCIIVMLGSAVVSQISVPELTYAANFIQSRNFLSFESYLVAAGFYLVLAFVMRLGLNALGSRAFSREEKPA
- a CDS encoding transporter substrate-binding domain-containing protein, whose product is MQGLTLKSVRKWSAALAGAVVLSLSAAHTAFADQLDDIQKSGVLKVAVPQDFPPFGSVGSDMQPQGYDIDMANYLGKELGVKVELVPVTSANRIPYLQTKKVDLVISSLGKNAEREKAIDFTKPYAPFFLGVFGTAKAEVKDAAELAGKTVGVTRGAVEDIELTKVAPATTDLKRFEDNNTTISAFLSGQVDLIATGNLVVASIADRNPDRKPETKFMLKNSPCYVGVHKDEARLVEKVNELIAKAYKEGVLESMSQKWLKAAYPADLASM